Part of the candidate division WOR-3 bacterium genome, ACTTCGGCGGTTCCAATTCTGACCGCAGTTGCCCGTGCAATTGCCTGGCGTTCATAGGGGGTAAAGGAAAAAATAAAGTCAACCCTTATCCCGGTGCTTTCATCCGCGACTGGCAGCACCATCGTCTCTTTGACGAAACTCTCTAATTCCTGAACAAGGGGGGTGAGCGTGAGCCGATTTATTACCCCAAGAATGGTTGATAGCCCTTCCAAGCCGCATCCGAGGGTGATGTCAATATCGCGGGTGGTTCTGGGTTCACCATAGAGAAGCACCGCTTGACCGCCAATGACCATATAAGGCACGCCGGCATTGGCAAGTTCAATCGCTATCTTCTCAAGGAGTTTCTCGAACACTGTTGGCAAAGCGGGCGATTTGGATAACGGTCTCAATGCCTTCAAGCGGGTCTTTGGGTGGCCAGACACCGAACCGCACCGCCTCCTGATAAAGCGCCTCGGCAATGCGCAAATTCTCTTTATAGTCTGGCTTTGTTCGGGCAATCAGTTCCTCCTCAAACCGCCTTAAGAGTTCGCTGTTCTTCACCATTAGATATTATACTATCCTTACCAGGGAAAACAGTCAATAACAGCCGCTGCCAGCGACCGGTACCCGGCGATAACTGCTTGTCAAGCAGGATTTCCCCTGGAAGAGTGTATGAGCGCTAAAGCCTATTTAGTAACTATAAACTTTCTTCTTTGATAATAATC contains:
- a CDS encoding DUF6036 family nucleotidyltransferase, which produces MFEKLLEKIAIELANAGVPYMVIGGQAVLLYGEPRTTRDIDITLGCGLEGLSTILGVINRLTLTPLVQELESFVKETMVLPVADESTGIRVDFIFSFTPYERQAIARATAVRIGTAEVRFAALEDVVIHKIFAGRDRDLEDVRTILLKNPRYDREYIEKWLGLFDRTLGKGLLNTFQKIAG